A window from Zingiber officinale cultivar Zhangliang chromosome 7A, Zo_v1.1, whole genome shotgun sequence encodes these proteins:
- the LOC121999738 gene encoding uncharacterized protein LOC121999738, with translation MDGVMLEVLREQKSKSQKEDRAFSAEAYRKMVEEINDKFSLNINKTKVMNRLKTLKEQMVLSKEIELKSGIGWNDSSKTFEAPLEAWKSLIKANPKEIYEKDVATGAQAESAREKVQRWESEETHISIDEIDEMQANNQVYLDKFSTFDFESMPSTPGSQFGTSNPFVPNASFAKGKKRKAPMTNEYSSQLNEVSSAMKDIAQAILNTNTQVWKPAEYMKQ, from the exons ATGGATGGTGTGATGCTTGAAGTTCTTAGGGAGCAAAAGAGTAAGAGTCAAAAGGAAGATAGAGCTTTTTCTGCTGAAGCATATAGGAAGATGGTAGAGgaaattaatgataaattttctTTGAACATCAACAAAACCAAAGTGATGAATCGTCTCAAAACTCTTAAAGAACAAATGGTGCTATCAAAAGAAATTGAGTTGAAAAGTGGAATAGGATGGAATGATTCTTCTAAAACATTTGAGGCTCCTCTAGAGGCGTGGAAATCTCTGATAAAG GCCAATCCAAA AGAGATATATGAGAAAGATGTAGCAACTGGAGCTCAAGCTGAGAGTGCTAGAGAAAAAGTACAAAGATGGGAAAGTGAGGAGACTCATATTAGTATTGATGAAATTGATGAGATGCAAGCAAACAACCAGGTTTATTTGGATAAGTTTTCTACCTTTGATTTTGAAAGTATGCCATCAACACCGGGATCACAATTTGGAACATCAAATCCTTTTGTACCTAATGCTTCATTTGCGAAAGGTAAAAAAAGAAAAGCACCAATGACAAATGAGTACTCATCCCAATTAAATGAGGTGTCTTCGGCAATGAAAGATATTGCACAAGCTATTTTAAATACAAACACTCAAGTTTGGAAGCCTGCAGAATATATGAAGCAGTAG